A single region of the Sorex araneus isolate mSorAra2 chromosome 7, mSorAra2.pri, whole genome shotgun sequence genome encodes:
- the LOC129406447 gene encoding tripartite motif-containing protein 75-like — protein sequence MAFASSLTELQLQATCPICSDYLRDAVTLDCGHNFCDSCVQERWAYLQDIFPCPVCFHHCPGGATKRNTQLSYIVDIMKQLPTGRSKRKRQEEEPLCEKHNEVLDLFCEEDSELLCPQCRASSDHQGHHLLPTGRAIVNQRKKLKTYMELLKKQINDAKMVYEDQVREGTEARCQIEYFEGELKPEFEKFKFHLKTEEIVMSSSLLTSEIIMEDKLTQNKNSISDHMKTLKNLLDELTKKCLQTDQNLLRSIKSTDLQYGDLPSPVVLTYEIKRESSTLPPHYIGLNNMVSTFQENLTLDLETAHANLIVSNDRKRVTFGIRPMNFVGNFQHRIPFPAVLCCESFTEGRHFWQVEVKGTGELSLGLCKENFREKIPVSSISDNDFWQFKLTLRPFWDTEQEEQDRRYGVFLDYELGELSFYNLKSKFFLHKITGTFPERVIPFFAFGPSSDSLMLSLVMEQ from the coding sequence atGGCCTTTGCATCCTCCCTAACTGAGCTCCAACTACAGGCCACCTGCCCCATCTGCTCGGATTACCTGAGGGATGCAGTCACCCTTGACTGTGGGCACAACTTCTGTGACTCTTGCGTGCAAGAGCGCTGGGCTTATCTACAGGACATCTTCCCTTGTCCGGTCTGCTTTCACCACTGCCCTGGTGGAGCCACCAAAAGGAACACCCAATTGTCTTACATTGTTGACATCATGAAGCAGCTTCCCACTGGAAGGAGTAAAAGGAAAAGGCAAGAAGAGGAACCCCTCTGTGAGAAGCACAATGAAGTGTTAGACCTGTTCTGTGAGGAGGACTCTGAGCTGTTGTGTCCCCAGTGCAGGGCCTCTTCTGACCACCAGGGTCACCACTTGTTGCCCACTGGGAGAGCCATAGTGAATCAAAGAAAGAAGCTCAAAACATATATGGAACTTCTGAAGAAACAGATCAACGATGCTAAAATGGTGTATGAAGATCAAGTTagagaaggcacagaagcaaGGTGTCAGATAGAATATTTCGAAGGAGAATTAAAGCCTGAATTtgagaaatttaaatttcacttGAAAACCGAAGAGATTGTAATGTCCTCCTCTTTGCTTACTTCGGAGATCATCATGGAAGATAAGctaactcaaaacaaaaattctatttcaGACCACATGAAAACCCTAAAAAATCTCCTAGATGAACTAACAAAGAAGTGTTTGCAGACTGACCAGAACTTACTAAGAAGCATCAAAAGCACTGATCTTCAGTATGGAGACTTACCATCCCCGGTGGTCTTGACATATGAGATCAAGAGAGAGAGTTCAACTCTCCCCCCTCATTATATTGGTCTAAACAATATGGTCAGTACTTTTCAGGAAAATTTGACACTAGACCTCGAAACTGCCCATGCAAATCTTATTGTTTCCAATGACAGAAAAAGGGTCACATTTGGAATAAGACCAATGAACTTTGTAGGCAATTTCCAGCACAGGATTCCTTTCCCAGCCGTGCTGTGTTGTGAGAGCTTCACTGAAGGCAGACATTTTTGGCAGGTAGAAGTCAAAGGTACTGGTGAATTGTCCCTAGGACTGTGTAAAGAAAACTTCCGTGAAAAAATTCCTGTGTCCTCAATCTCTGACAATGACTTCTGGCAGTTTAAGCTGACCTTGAGGCCCTTCTGGGATACTGAGCAAGAGGAACAAGATAGGAGATATGGTGTGTTTCTGGATTATGAGTTGGGAGAACTTTCCTTTTATAATCTGAAGAGCAAGTTCTTCTTGCATAAGATCACTGGTACATTCCCAGAAAGAGTGATacccttttttgcttttggaccttCTTCAGATTCTCTTATGCTCAGTCTAGTTATGGAGCAATGA
- the LOC129406446 gene encoding tripartite motif-containing protein 75-like has translation MAFASSLTELQLQATCPICSDYLRDAVTLDCGHNFCDSCVQERWAYLQDIFPCPVCFHHCPGGATKRNTQLSYIVDIMKQLPTGRSKRKRQEEEPLCEKHNEVLDLFCEEDSELLCPQCRASSDHQGHHLMPTGRAIVNQRKKLKTYMELLKKQINDAKMVYEDQVREGTEARFQIENCKGQLKPEFEKFKFNLKRENISMSSSLLTSEIIMEDKLTQNKNSISDHRKTLKNLLDELTKKCLQTDQNLLRSIKSTDLQYGDLPPPVVLTYEIRRESLTLPPHYIGLNKIVSTFQENLTLDLETAHANLIVSNDRKRVAFGIRPMNFVGNFQHRIPFPAVLSCESFTEGRHFWQVEVKGTGELSLGLCKENFREKIPVSSISDNDFWQFKLTLRPFLDTEQEEQNKRFGVFLDYELGELSFYNLKSKFFLHKITGTFPERVIPFFAFGPSSDSLMLSLVMEQ, from the coding sequence aTGGCCTTTGCATCCTCCCTAACTGAGCTCCAACTACAGGCCACCTGCCCCATCTGCTCGGATTACCTGAGGGATGCAGTCACCCTTGACTGTGGGCACAACTTCTGTGACTCTTGCGTGCAAGAGCGCTGGGCTTATCTACAGGACATCTTCCCTTGTCCGGTCTGCTTTCACCACTGCCCTGGTGGAGCCACCAAAAGGAACACCCAATTGTCTTACATTGTTGACATCATGAAGCAGCTTCCCACTGGAAGGAGTAAACGGAAAAGGCAGGAAGAGGAACCCCTCTGTGAGAAGCACAATGAAGTGTTAGACCTGTTCTGTGAGGAGGACTCTGAGCTGTTGTGTCCCCAGTGCAGGGCCTCTTCTGACCACCAGGGTCACCACTTGATGCCCACTGGGAGAGCCATAGTGAATCAAAGAAAGAAGCTCAAAACATATATGGAACTTCTGAAGAAACAGATCAACGATGCTAAAATGGTGTATGAAGATCAAGTTagagaaggcacagaagcaaGGTTTCAGATAGAAAATTGCAAAGGACAATTAAAGCCTGAAtttgagaaatttaaatttaacttgaaaagggaaaatatttcaaTGTCCTCCTCTTTGCTTACTTCGGAGATCATCATGGAAGATAAGctaactcaaaacaaaaattctatttcaGATCACAGGAAAACCCTAAAAAATCTCCTAGATGAACTAACAAAGAAGTGTTTGCAGACTGACCAGAACTTACTAAGAAGCATCAAAAGCACTGATCTTCAGTATGGAGACTTACCACCCCCGGTGGTCTTGACATATGAGATCAGGAGAGAGAGTTTAACTCTCCCCCCTCATTATATTGGTCTAAACAAAATCGTCAGCACTTTTCAGGAAAATTTGACACTAGACCTTGAAACTGCCCATGCAAATCTTATTGTTTCCAATGACAGAAAAAGGGTGGCATTTGGAATAAGACCAATGAACTTTGTAGGCAATTTCCAGCACAGGATTCCTTTCCCAGCCGTGCTGTCTTGTGAGAGCTTCACTGAAGGCAGACATTTTTGGCAGGTAGAAGTCAAAGGTACTGGTGAATTGTCCCTAGGACTGTGTAAAGAAAACTTCCGTGAAAAAATTCCTGTGTCCTCAATCTCTGACAATGACTTCTGGCAGTTTAAGCTGACCTTGAGGCCCTTCTTGGATACTGAgcaagaggaacaaaataagaGATTTGGTGTGTTTCTGGATTATGAGTTGGGAGAACTTTCCTTTTATAATCTGAAGAGCAAGTTCTTCTTGCATAAGATCACTGGTACATTCCCAGAAAGAGTGATacccttttttgcttttggaccttCCTCAGATTCTCTTATGCTCAGTCTAGTTATGGAGCAATGA